The Collimonas sp. PA-H2 genome contains a region encoding:
- a CDS encoding DUF4194 domain-containing protein, with the protein MTLIEALQEQLALHNLPLERFREIVGRLFAAGIVIREEDGVEQRLYDDARRIEACLHDYFQLAGFRLEHNLKGEFFRLYAPGAEVPGMPEDGLESVPGLRARLSPDFVAAALALRFQYQQGLSEGGNRLTDAGEVLTRFEELSATLQTQLKRALPPTNVERQRLLNDLKRHRLIRLAANFSMDDEDALLAIRPTILGIISDDMLEAALESEPLPLGAASDDEQASVPAVMEEQEESIEGNVE; encoded by the coding sequence ATGACACTGATTGAAGCATTGCAAGAGCAACTGGCGCTGCACAACCTGCCGCTGGAGCGTTTCCGCGAAATCGTCGGCCGCCTGTTTGCCGCCGGCATCGTGATCCGCGAGGAAGACGGCGTCGAGCAACGCCTGTACGACGATGCGCGCCGCATCGAAGCCTGCCTGCACGACTATTTCCAGCTCGCCGGTTTCCGCCTTGAGCACAATCTGAAGGGCGAGTTTTTCCGCTTGTATGCGCCCGGCGCCGAAGTGCCGGGCATGCCGGAAGACGGCCTGGAGTCGGTGCCAGGATTGCGCGCCCGACTGTCGCCGGATTTCGTCGCCGCCGCGCTGGCGCTGCGTTTCCAGTACCAGCAAGGCTTGTCGGAGGGCGGCAACCGCCTCACCGATGCGGGCGAAGTGCTGACCCGCTTCGAAGAACTGTCGGCGACCTTGCAGACGCAATTGAAACGGGCGCTGCCGCCCACCAATGTGGAACGCCAGCGTTTGCTCAACGACCTCAAGCGGCATCGCCTGATTCGCCTGGCCGCCAATTTCTCCATGGATGACGAGGACGCGCTGCTGGCGATCCGGCCGACCATCCTCGGCATCATCAGCGACGATATGCTGGAAGCGGCGCTGGAATCCGAGCCGCTGCCGCTCGGTGCAGCGAGCGACGATGAACAGGCCAGCGTGCCAGCGGTGATGGAAGAGCAAGAAGAAAGCATTGAAGGAAACGTGGAATGA
- a CDS encoding nuclear transport factor 2 family protein: MKKLPLLLALLLAHPLSGFAQQAAAPVQRTVPTVTRSVQIFSTLENELNDAVQQRNNGIIEKRLADNYEMRTAAAPGTPTPRAEWIASALKQAPFASQVQQMAVHEYDSLMVVSFLWSLDVVASDPLAKSIFVVDTWKQVEDDWKLATRYAAPADAQHKKVPGVDLSAIDAKKKF, encoded by the coding sequence ATGAAAAAACTTCCCCTCCTGCTGGCGCTGCTGCTGGCACACCCGCTATCCGGTTTCGCCCAACAAGCCGCCGCCCCGGTCCAGAGAACCGTACCGACCGTCACCCGCTCGGTGCAGATTTTCAGCACCCTGGAAAACGAACTGAACGACGCTGTCCAGCAGCGCAATAACGGCATCATCGAGAAACGCCTCGCCGACAACTACGAAATGCGCACCGCCGCCGCTCCCGGCACGCCGACACCGCGCGCGGAATGGATCGCCAGCGCCCTGAAGCAGGCGCCGTTCGCATCGCAGGTGCAACAGATGGCGGTGCATGAGTATGACAGCCTGATGGTCGTCAGCTTCCTCTGGTCGCTGGATGTTGTCGCCTCCGATCCGCTGGCAAAGAGCATATTTGTCGTCGACACCTGGAAACAGGTCGAGGACGACTGGAAACTGGCGACCCGCTACGCGGCGCCGGCCGATGCGCAACACAAGAAGGTACCAGGCGTAGACTTGTCCGCCATCGACGCCAAGAAAAAATTCTGA
- a CDS encoding DsbC family protein, whose amino-acid sequence MTRFKKTLLLLLVLAATNASAETAQEARIKKLIEPRMGVGIKVDSISKTPYGGLYEVRTNGDIFYTDENADYIVVGKVIDSHTYKDLTKERVDQLAVINFADLPLDAAVKTVKGNGKRVLAIFEDPNCPYCKNLHKTLQEIDNVTVYTFLLNILSDDSVVKSRDIWCSADRSKAWNDWMTNGKAAAAVAAACPTPNDQVLALGKKLRIVGTPTVYFADGSRTGSALDAKALEQKLASLK is encoded by the coding sequence ATGACCCGCTTCAAAAAAACCTTGCTCCTGCTGCTTGTCCTGGCAGCCACCAACGCCAGCGCCGAGACCGCGCAAGAAGCCCGCATCAAGAAACTGATCGAGCCGCGCATGGGTGTCGGCATCAAGGTCGATTCGATCAGCAAGACGCCGTATGGCGGACTGTATGAAGTGCGCACCAACGGCGACATCTTCTACACCGATGAAAACGCCGACTACATCGTGGTCGGCAAAGTCATCGACAGCCATACCTACAAGGATTTGACCAAGGAAAGAGTGGACCAGCTGGCGGTGATCAATTTCGCCGACCTGCCGCTCGATGCAGCAGTCAAGACCGTCAAGGGCAATGGCAAGCGAGTGCTGGCGATCTTCGAAGATCCGAACTGCCCCTACTGCAAGAACCTGCACAAGACCCTGCAGGAAATCGACAATGTGACGGTCTACACCTTCCTGCTCAATATCCTGTCCGACGATTCGGTAGTGAAGTCGCGCGATATCTGGTGCTCGGCAGACCGCAGCAAGGCCTGGAACGACTGGATGACCAACGGCAAAGCCGCAGCGGCGGTCGCGGCGGCCTGCCCGACGCCCAACGACCAGGTGCTGGCCTTAGGCAAGAAGCTGCGCATCGTCGGCACGCCTACCGTGTATTTCGCCGACGGCAGCCGCACCGGCAGCGCGCTCGACGCCAAGGCCCTGGAGCAGAAACTGGCGTCCCTGAAGTAA
- a CDS encoding ATP-binding protein, which translates to MKLDKLILVNWGALRSQEYPMGNMTLLTGPTGSGKSTMLDALQTVMTAVYQNIFSYNPGQDETTQGARNGKTKRSLWSYVVGAEDNLFARPNGAHGYVAAVFKPSEGEEGREFTALVAASARVDGAGERRQAVSERLALLIIDGVALQLGDLTSTEIDGGMAVVAVEKIERHLSGKYHGVTNFRDSKREYLCQLYGRFRGQKTVSFAEAESAASAWSQSIAHKPIGSVDDLVKHQILELDTTQLGQRIGQISKLMRQVNELRKEGERLSDNVKRLELLGKAVSDTARAHQAASQSQLLASSLALREDQRQLEAATSAIEGLQALIDDESESVDKLEQDRNAKNRSLTQIHAQMMGIPAAEQKTRIQNQIEQCDGKIKAVFNSLLHNAQTAQQLDSAARNVAGMQIPSEQKDIADAARQVVLALAAAGTLEIASHLRSIGELAKAEQVDVLKSLMLVNDFEGIDAALVKLHGALAGTEKSFVSALHTQIAQLRAGEHEALRREKDAASRKANLAEGGADYPAHIRHALKEFRAELGAARAQVLCDLVEPASAEWQAAIEGYLGGARFNLVVDQAWEGKAIDFVRQKKLRANVIQGSFCLKNLKVERTPSDSIIHELSTEHPIAHAYLHDQFGQVVKVADTEALRHTSRGLTKDGKGSGSRTMFTTDTDMLVFGQEAKRLAKQRAEQEHAQAEQELTQIRAQLRELQGALALMGQLQCPSFAAIDDLESLVRQLDAARQDMSRLDLTQVSKLEDEAQALSLEIAALEARKTACSKNIGGHEKAIQGHQASITRLNLGLGGKQTRVDTDSERLRQLCIVNGSLSFTAVTDEVAGWINDGSYSQTQASNNVGKQTALSWQLYGDARNALGEYHAHARIDERFEVAQGEDLRDGDFTPLYAMMVNLQERTRAQLTRQKDIGLIKNLEQLRTAESSFNDVFTKQFCYEIRNAVDTGVRTLKTLNTELDKLKFGTDKFRIDWSEWIPEFKAYYDFFCATSEMADTQEASSSLFADPALSAENCLVRDRLVQLLLSDDEDKAVKELQRVADYRNYRRYEIYKESDTGSHVRLSEWGTGSGGQLETPAYIIHAAVVTNRLKRFEKGNSLHLLVNDESFAKMDEGRARDVLKFLRDNLGMQLICAMPTKHAGAIKPEFSREWSFSRTVADGNGEVGFVSESDERELRSDKLRELWELRRAQVREQAQINFEAAEQAA; encoded by the coding sequence ATGAAGCTGGATAAACTGATCCTGGTGAACTGGGGAGCGTTGCGCTCGCAGGAATACCCGATGGGCAATATGACCTTGCTGACCGGCCCTACAGGTTCCGGCAAATCGACCATGCTGGATGCCTTGCAAACCGTGATGACCGCGGTCTACCAGAATATTTTCAGCTATAACCCGGGGCAGGATGAGACCACCCAGGGCGCGCGCAACGGCAAGACCAAGCGCAGCCTGTGGTCCTATGTAGTCGGCGCCGAGGATAATCTGTTCGCTCGTCCCAACGGCGCACACGGCTATGTGGCCGCGGTGTTCAAGCCGAGCGAGGGCGAGGAGGGACGCGAGTTCACCGCGCTGGTGGCGGCTTCGGCGCGCGTCGACGGCGCCGGCGAACGCCGTCAGGCGGTATCGGAACGGCTGGCGCTGCTGATCATCGATGGCGTCGCCCTGCAGCTAGGCGACCTGACTTCGACCGAGATCGACGGCGGCATGGCGGTGGTGGCGGTGGAAAAGATCGAACGCCATCTGTCCGGGAAATATCACGGCGTCACCAACTTCCGCGACAGCAAGCGCGAGTACCTGTGCCAGCTGTACGGCCGCTTCCGCGGCCAGAAAACCGTCTCCTTCGCCGAAGCCGAAAGCGCAGCCAGCGCCTGGAGCCAGTCGATCGCGCACAAGCCTATCGGCAGCGTCGACGACCTGGTCAAGCATCAGATCCTGGAACTCGACACCACCCAGCTGGGACAGCGCATCGGCCAGATCAGCAAGCTGATGCGCCAAGTCAACGAGCTGCGCAAGGAAGGCGAACGCCTGAGCGACAACGTCAAGCGCCTGGAGCTGCTGGGCAAAGCCGTCAGCGACACCGCGCGCGCGCATCAGGCCGCCAGCCAGTCGCAGCTGCTGGCGTCGTCGCTGGCCTTGCGCGAAGACCAGCGCCAGCTGGAAGCAGCAACCTCTGCGATCGAGGGTTTGCAAGCGCTCATCGACGATGAAAGCGAGAGCGTCGACAAGCTGGAGCAGGACCGCAACGCCAAGAACCGCAGCCTGACGCAGATCCACGCGCAGATGATGGGGATTCCCGCCGCCGAGCAGAAGACCAGGATCCAGAACCAGATCGAACAATGCGATGGCAAGATCAAGGCCGTCTTCAATTCGCTGTTGCATAACGCGCAGACGGCGCAGCAGCTGGATAGCGCGGCGCGCAACGTCGCCGGCATGCAGATTCCGTCGGAGCAAAAGGACATTGCCGATGCCGCCCGCCAGGTCGTGCTGGCGCTGGCCGCTGCCGGCACGCTGGAGATTGCCAGCCATCTGCGCAGCATCGGCGAACTGGCCAAGGCCGAGCAGGTCGACGTGCTGAAATCGCTGATGCTGGTCAACGACTTTGAAGGCATCGACGCCGCGCTGGTGAAATTGCACGGCGCGCTGGCCGGCACCGAGAAGAGTTTTGTCTCGGCTTTGCACACGCAAATCGCGCAGTTGCGCGCCGGCGAGCATGAGGCTTTGCGACGCGAAAAGGACGCTGCTTCGCGCAAAGCCAACCTGGCCGAAGGCGGCGCCGATTATCCCGCACATATCCGCCACGCATTGAAGGAGTTCCGTGCCGAACTCGGCGCCGCCCGCGCCCAGGTGCTGTGCGACCTGGTCGAGCCGGCCTCAGCCGAATGGCAGGCGGCGATCGAAGGCTATCTCGGCGGCGCCCGTTTCAACCTGGTGGTGGACCAGGCCTGGGAAGGCAAGGCGATCGACTTCGTGCGCCAGAAAAAACTGCGCGCCAATGTGATCCAGGGCAGCTTCTGCCTGAAGAACCTGAAAGTCGAAAGAACTCCGAGTGATTCGATCATCCACGAACTCAGCACCGAGCATCCGATTGCCCACGCCTACCTGCACGACCAGTTCGGCCAGGTGGTCAAGGTCGCCGATACCGAAGCGCTGCGCCACACCTCGCGCGGCCTGACCAAGGACGGCAAGGGCAGCGGTTCGCGCACTATGTTCACTACCGATACCGACATGCTGGTGTTCGGCCAGGAAGCCAAGCGCCTGGCCAAGCAGCGCGCCGAACAGGAGCATGCGCAGGCCGAGCAGGAACTGACGCAGATCCGCGCCCAGCTGCGCGAACTGCAAGGCGCGCTGGCCCTGATGGGGCAGTTGCAATGTCCTTCGTTCGCCGCCATCGATGATCTCGAAAGCCTGGTGCGGCAGCTGGACGCCGCGCGCCAGGACATGAGCCGGCTCGACCTGACCCAGGTCAGCAAGCTGGAAGACGAAGCGCAGGCGCTCAGCCTCGAAATCGCCGCGCTGGAAGCGCGCAAGACCGCATGCAGCAAGAATATCGGCGGCCATGAAAAAGCCATCCAGGGACATCAGGCGTCGATTACCCGCCTGAATTTGGGCCTGGGCGGCAAGCAGACCCGGGTCGACACCGACAGCGAACGCCTGCGCCAGCTGTGCATCGTCAACGGCAGCCTGTCGTTCACTGCCGTGACCGATGAAGTGGCCGGCTGGATCAACGACGGCAGCTATTCGCAGACGCAGGCATCGAACAATGTCGGCAAGCAGACTGCGCTCAGCTGGCAGCTGTACGGCGATGCCCGCAATGCGCTGGGCGAGTACCACGCCCACGCCCGCATCGACGAACGCTTTGAAGTAGCCCAGGGCGAAGACCTGCGCGATGGCGATTTCACGCCGCTGTACGCCATGATGGTGAACTTGCAGGAACGCACCCGCGCGCAGCTGACGCGGCAGAAGGACATCGGCCTGATCAAGAACCTGGAACAGCTGCGCACTGCCGAATCCTCGTTCAACGACGTCTTTACCAAGCAGTTCTGTTACGAGATCCGGAATGCGGTCGATACCGGTGTGCGTACCCTGAAAACGCTGAACACCGAACTCGACAAGCTCAAGTTCGGCACCGACAAATTCCGCATCGACTGGTCGGAATGGATTCCGGAATTCAAGGCTTACTATGACTTCTTTTGCGCCACTTCGGAAATGGCGGATACCCAGGAAGCCAGCAGCAGCCTGTTTGCCGATCCCGCCTTGAGCGCGGAGAACTGCCTGGTGCGCGACCGCCTGGTGCAATTGCTGTTGTCGGACGATGAAGACAAGGCGGTCAAGGAGTTGCAGCGCGTTGCCGATTATCGCAACTACCGCCGCTACGAAATATACAAGGAATCCGATACCGGCTCGCACGTGCGTTTGTCGGAATGGGGCACCGGTTCCGGCGGTCAGCTGGAAACACCTGCCTACATCATCCACGCCGCCGTGGTGACCAACCGTCTCAAGCGTTTCGAGAAGGGCAATAGTTTGCATCTGCTGGTCAACGATGAATCGTTCGCCAAGATGGATGAAGGCCGCGCGCGCGATGTCTTGAAATTCCTGAGAGATAACCTCGGTATGCAGCTGATCTGCGCCATGCCGACCAAGCACGCCGGCGCCATCAAGCCGGAATTCTCGCGCGAATGGAGTTTCAGCCGCACCGTCGCCGACGGCAACGGCGAGGTCGGCTTCGTCTCCGAGTCGGATGAGCGCGAACTGCGTTCGGACAAATTGCGCGAGCTGTGGGAACTGCGGCGAGCCCAGGTGCGTGAGCAGGCGCAAATCAATTTTGAAGCGGCGGAGCAGGCGGCGTGA
- a CDS encoding DUF2804 domain-containing protein: MTSVPTAVQNLPAAPANVIDEAGQPRMGRYAGRTGAIDWSALAAPYARNSLWRRFHHKRWQYVALSTPQLFCGIAIVDVGWTNTAFAYVFDRLQGKQIAGFSQDGVPGLSAQVSERPDGASRFSCFGHRISYLPPDGKGSDAGGKYHLSLHSKQFSIEAEFDDSRAAPLLLAVGPIVNGSVHATQKSPGMALSGEVLVGGQRFDLQDGIASFDYSNGLLARDTEWRWASAHGLDIGFNLQAGYFGQQENVLWLDGQLHALGQARFEYDAAAPLAPWHIYTDDGLLDLQFTPEGARRENKNLLIAATRYIQPIGSFSGWVKPEPNAAPRAVAHLVGVTEEHFSRW, encoded by the coding sequence ATGACATCCGTCCCGACAGCCGTACAAAACCTGCCCGCCGCCCCTGCCAACGTCATCGATGAAGCCGGCCAGCCGCGCATGGGCCGCTATGCCGGCCGCACCGGCGCCATCGACTGGTCGGCGCTGGCTGCGCCCTATGCCCGCAACAGCCTGTGGCGGCGCTTCCACCACAAGCGCTGGCAATACGTGGCGCTGTCGACCCCGCAGTTGTTCTGCGGCATCGCGATTGTCGATGTCGGCTGGACCAATACCGCCTTCGCCTACGTCTTCGACCGCCTGCAAGGCAAGCAGATCGCCGGCTTTTCGCAGGACGGCGTACCCGGCCTGAGCGCCCAGGTCAGCGAGCGGCCGGACGGCGCCAGCCGCTTCAGCTGCTTCGGCCACCGCATCAGCTACTTGCCGCCGGACGGCAAAGGCAGCGATGCGGGCGGCAAGTACCACCTCAGCTTGCACAGCAAGCAGTTCAGCATCGAAGCCGAATTCGACGACAGCCGCGCCGCGCCGCTATTGCTGGCGGTCGGTCCTATCGTCAACGGTTCGGTGCATGCGACCCAGAAATCGCCTGGCATGGCGCTCAGCGGTGAGGTGCTGGTAGGCGGACAGCGTTTCGATCTGCAGGATGGCATTGCCAGCTTCGACTATTCCAACGGCTTGCTGGCGCGCGATACCGAATGGCGCTGGGCCTCGGCCCACGGCCTGGATATCGGCTTCAACCTGCAGGCCGGCTATTTCGGCCAGCAGGAAAACGTGCTGTGGCTGGACGGCCAGCTGCATGCGCTCGGCCAAGCGCGTTTCGAGTACGATGCGGCGGCGCCGCTGGCGCCCTGGCATATCTATACCGACGATGGCTTGCTCGACCTGCAATTCACGCCGGAAGGCGCGCGCCGCGAAAACAAGAACCTGCTGATCGCCGCCACCCGCTATATCCAGCCGATCGGCAGTTTCAGCGGCTGGGTCAAACCGGAACCCAATGCCGCGCCGCGCGCGGTGGCACACCTGGTGGGCGTGACCGAGGAGCACTTCTCGCGCTGGTAA
- a CDS encoding 5'-methylthioadenosine/S-adenosylhomocysteine nucleosidase: MPAHLPVFNMLRRSACALLLGAALTTAASAAPRAENHCLSECKPRIGIVSAFGAEADILLEQTQKKRDWKVNGNRFTTGELRGNPVVIVLSGVSVVNATMVTQLMMNHFHIERLLMSGIAGGVNPASHVGDVIVPESWAMPMEVYWNGDGSLPAPCGAAGDVSCLGVKLASENGKPRPDFKFNTPNGPLSSGLFMRDNFVMNASNAPQGEFRFDFQADPEMLALARRLKPALAKCGPKNPSLCVSVQPELRVGGRGVSGSAFLANPGYRTYLYDNLQAQVVDMETAAFAQVAYANRVPFIAFRSLSDLAGGNDFKDVGAFFGSGLAETNEASVTLAFLEAWSRRNRR; the protein is encoded by the coding sequence TTGCCTGCCCACCTTCCTGTATTCAACATGCTGCGCCGTAGCGCTTGCGCCTTGCTGCTTGGCGCTGCCCTGACAACTGCTGCCAGCGCTGCGCCGCGCGCGGAAAATCATTGCCTGAGCGAGTGCAAGCCGCGCATTGGCATCGTCTCGGCGTTCGGCGCCGAAGCCGATATCCTGTTGGAGCAGACGCAGAAAAAGCGCGACTGGAAAGTCAACGGTAACCGGTTTACCACTGGCGAGCTGCGCGGCAATCCGGTGGTGATCGTGCTGAGCGGCGTCAGCGTGGTCAACGCCACCATGGTGACGCAGCTGATGATGAATCATTTCCATATTGAGCGTTTGCTGATGAGCGGCATTGCCGGTGGCGTCAATCCGGCCAGCCATGTCGGCGACGTGATCGTGCCGGAGAGCTGGGCGATGCCGATGGAAGTTTACTGGAACGGTGACGGCAGTCTGCCTGCACCCTGCGGCGCGGCCGGCGATGTCAGCTGCCTGGGCGTCAAGCTGGCGAGCGAGAACGGCAAGCCGCGGCCGGATTTCAAATTCAATACACCAAACGGTCCGCTCAGCAGCGGCCTGTTCATGCGCGACAATTTCGTGATGAATGCCAGCAATGCGCCGCAAGGAGAATTTCGTTTCGATTTCCAGGCCGATCCTGAAATGCTGGCGCTGGCGCGTCGGCTCAAGCCGGCGCTGGCGAAATGTGGGCCGAAGAATCCCTCCTTGTGCGTCAGCGTCCAGCCTGAGCTGCGGGTAGGCGGGCGCGGCGTTTCCGGCAGCGCTTTCCTGGCCAATCCGGGATACCGCACCTATCTCTACGACAATCTGCAGGCGCAAGTGGTGGATATGGAAACCGCTGCATTTGCACAGGTGGCTTACGCCAACCGCGTGCCTTTCATCGCGTTCCGCAGTTTGTCGGACCTGGCCGGCGGCAATGATTTCAAGGATGTCGGCGCTTTCTTCGGCAGCGGCCTGGCGGAAACCAACGAGGCCAGCGTGACGCTGGCCTTCCTGGAAGCCTGGAGTCGCCGCAACCGCCGTTGA
- a CDS encoding Wadjet anti-phage system protein JetA family protein: protein MFFEPDRLNFFRPLAGKHRSVVVACVRALYERLHGPSADYGQNLTRDGLRDLLLPVVQQALQEARQILPQQEEAAAELADDDLIPAGADDQQSSSALLRTLLRDGWLETFGDRAGLVTAYRFTRAGKLFAEAFWAIDRRSARTRQRNVRSCRNALNAALRNVDAYDLIDAYDYAEKVISDLSEGVDYFQELVRRLMLEASQTPWDGFMEFLDRFEKEFKKQLTADSIERHRQAIRDVIARLHSLEHDQARALEEQLNDIARWASQERQGPSTLDWMLDRIEEMVEAACTTKHPELIKAMSVYMQRAASIVQQALMLRGGHTRQAYSVAIGKIAKLSGAGNAQDALLERLGAAIAPAEIRLLDPASFKLRSASQRRKALTVTAQPKVTRDARLAAAMYRAEADAFALSNDDIVHRIRAELRLRDRPIRLSTLPVATTTDVLNNMQIVEAVRGARDERLTVQKLPSKLWNEFYAGDDYQIEMKHDTD from the coding sequence TTGTTTTTTGAACCAGACCGACTAAATTTCTTCAGGCCCTTGGCCGGCAAGCACCGTAGCGTGGTGGTGGCCTGTGTGCGTGCGCTGTACGAGCGGCTGCACGGGCCAAGCGCCGACTACGGCCAGAACCTGACGCGCGACGGCTTGCGCGACCTGCTGCTGCCGGTGGTGCAGCAGGCGTTGCAAGAGGCGCGCCAGATCCTGCCGCAGCAGGAGGAGGCCGCCGCCGAACTGGCCGACGACGATCTGATCCCGGCCGGCGCCGACGACCAGCAGAGCAGCAGCGCGCTGCTGCGCACCTTGCTCAGGGACGGCTGGCTGGAAACCTTCGGCGACCGCGCCGGCCTGGTCACCGCCTATCGCTTCACCCGCGCCGGCAAGCTGTTTGCCGAAGCCTTCTGGGCCATCGACCGGCGCAGCGCCCGCACCCGCCAGCGCAATGTGCGTAGTTGCCGCAACGCGCTCAACGCCGCGCTGCGCAATGTCGACGCATACGATCTGATCGATGCCTACGACTATGCCGAAAAAGTCATCAGCGATTTGTCCGAGGGTGTCGATTACTTCCAGGAACTGGTGCGGCGCCTGATGCTGGAAGCCTCGCAAACGCCGTGGGACGGTTTCATGGAGTTTCTCGACCGTTTCGAGAAGGAATTCAAGAAGCAGCTGACCGCCGACAGCATTGAGCGCCACCGTCAGGCCATCCGCGACGTGATTGCGCGCCTGCACAGCCTGGAACACGACCAGGCGCGGGCGCTGGAAGAGCAGCTCAACGATATCGCGCGCTGGGCCAGCCAGGAGCGGCAGGGGCCGTCGACGCTGGACTGGATGCTGGACCGCATCGAAGAAATGGTGGAAGCCGCCTGCACCACCAAGCATCCGGAGCTGATCAAGGCGATGAGTGTCTACATGCAGCGCGCCGCCAGCATCGTGCAGCAAGCCCTGATGTTGCGCGGCGGCCACACCCGCCAGGCCTACAGCGTCGCCATCGGCAAGATCGCCAAGCTGAGCGGTGCTGGCAATGCTCAGGACGCCTTGCTGGAACGGCTGGGCGCGGCAATTGCTCCCGCCGAAATCCGCTTGCTGGATCCGGCCTCCTTCAAACTGCGCAGCGCTTCGCAGCGGCGCAAGGCGCTGACCGTCACCGCGCAGCCCAAGGTGACGCGCGACGCCCGTCTGGCAGCCGCCATGTACCGCGCCGAAGCCGATGCCTTCGCCCTCTCCAACGACGACATCGTGCACCGCATCCGCGCCGAACTGCGCCTGCGCGACCGCCCGATCCGCCTGTCGACCCTGCCGGTGGCGACCACCACCGACGTCCTCAACAACATGCAAATCGTGGAAGCCGTGCGCGGTGCGCGCGATGAACGGCTCACCGTGCAGAAATTACCGAGCAAACTCTGGAACGAGTTTTATGCCGGCGACGATTACCAGATCGAGATGAAACATGACACTGATTGA
- a CDS encoding transglutaminase family protein, which produces MKPYLAFSTYIDGDHPQVAAKATALANGCASEEEVVKACFEFVRDAIQHSWDFKRDPVTCRASDVLIHGTGYCYAKSHLLAALLRSNGIPVGLCYQRLSVGMEGPPFCLHGLNAVYLKNHGWYRIDARGNKPGVDAQFMPPLERLAFPVLAEQERDLPEIWAEPLPQVVHALLAYSSVREVAENLPDIELISAHPLN; this is translated from the coding sequence GTGAAACCCTACTTGGCATTCAGTACTTACATCGACGGCGACCACCCGCAAGTAGCCGCCAAAGCGACCGCCCTGGCGAATGGCTGCGCCAGCGAAGAGGAAGTGGTCAAAGCCTGCTTCGAATTCGTGCGCGACGCCATCCAGCACAGCTGGGATTTCAAGCGCGATCCGGTGACTTGCCGCGCTTCCGATGTATTAATCCACGGCACGGGATATTGCTACGCCAAGAGCCATCTGCTGGCGGCGCTGTTGCGTAGCAACGGGATTCCGGTCGGCTTGTGCTACCAGCGCCTGTCGGTGGGCATGGAAGGGCCGCCGTTCTGCCTGCATGGCTTGAATGCGGTGTACCTGAAGAACCACGGCTGGTACCGCATCGATGCGCGCGGCAACAAGCCGGGCGTCGATGCGCAATTCATGCCGCCGCTGGAGCGGTTGGCGTTTCCGGTGCTGGCGGAGCAGGAACGGGACTTGCCGGAAATCTGGGCAGAGCCCTTGCCGCAGGTGGTACATGCATTATTGGCGTATTCTTCTGTGCGGGAAGTCGCTGAAAACCTGCCCGATATTGAACTGATCTCGGCTCATCCGCTGAATTGA
- a CDS encoding CcdC protein domain-containing protein, producing MAIPAHPSLVVYAGIAALVVWRLYSRTRRMIGRQKMSNRRTWIRIIFFSILIAALLLGAAVHPMHAAALLGGTAAGAALGWYGIRLTRFEQTPEGLFYTPSLHLGIALSALFIGRLVYRGVLLYSASASNTFSSAEFSGSPLTLLIFGILAGYYVAYAIGLLLWRRRVGSSVPRSISGVEMP from the coding sequence ATGGCGATTCCCGCTCATCCTTCCCTGGTGGTTTATGCCGGCATTGCCGCGCTGGTGGTTTGGCGCCTGTACTCGCGCACCCGGCGCATGATCGGGCGCCAGAAAATGTCGAATCGGCGAACCTGGATCCGCATAATTTTTTTCAGCATCCTGATCGCGGCCCTGCTGCTTGGCGCCGCCGTGCACCCTATGCATGCGGCGGCACTGCTGGGCGGGACAGCGGCCGGCGCCGCCCTGGGCTGGTATGGCATCAGGCTGACCAGGTTCGAGCAAACGCCAGAGGGGCTGTTTTACACGCCGAGCCTTCATCTGGGTATAGCGCTGTCGGCGCTGTTCATCGGCCGCCTCGTTTATCGCGGCGTGCTTCTCTATTCGGCGTCGGCGTCGAATACCTTTTCATCGGCCGAATTTTCCGGCAGCCCGCTGACTTTGCTGATCTTCGGCATCCTGGCCGGCTACTACGTCGCCTATGCGATCGGCTTGCTGCTGTGGCGCCGTCGCGTCGGATCGTCTGTTCCTCGGTCGATATCCGGAGTGGAAATGCCTTAA